ACTTGATGGCATTTTCAATGgataaattattaatttatttgtaatAAACATAAATGGTTTCTTTcatgcctttttagtttttcaaCATGCTTAAAATGTCTCACCACACAAAGATCAATTTTTATGAATTTCCCATATGTTTAGTTCTATTAtggcttcttctttttttacaattaaatctttgatccatttttaatttagttttagcCATTTTTTACTCATTCCTGTCAAGAAGTGAGTGATTTAGGTTGCATTTCATTGCTTAGAAGCTGATAACCTTTTCTTAGTGAATTGTCTTCTTATGATATTGCCTATTTTTCTACTGAGattttttggggaaaaataacaaaattgagAGTCATTCTTTATTGAGACTTGCTATTTGCTTGCACTGTGCTAAGGGTTTTGAACTTAAAGCTGGTGAGGGCATGAGCTTCCCCAAACCTCCAGGCTATATATCATTTGTAAAACATCTTTCCTGAAGATATAATCCACATgacataaaattcacctttttctCCCATCAAACACCCAACTCCTTCACCCTTCCCCCCAATCTCCTGGTAAACCCTAatatactttctatctctgtgaatttgctatttctagtcatgtCTTTCTTATGAGTGATATCTGTCAAATTTTGCTTAACAAATTTTGAGGctatgtgaaaaacaaaaacataaacccTCAAGGCTGAGGAGTTGCACTCTTGAGATCTGCACTGAAATGAGTGAAGGGAAGGCAAATAGCATATACCTAACCATCCACCTAGCAATTATTTTTACTGGACTCAGAATTTGGCTTCCATGGAGATGGTTCACATGGCTGCACAGAACCATCAAAGGTTCAGAGTGGGGACCCTGACAGAGTGGATACTGGAAGATTCTGGAGATGGGCTTAGCGGGGAAGCAAGACTTTGGGACATGTGGGGGTGTCAAACAATAAGAAGGAAGGTTGGGAAAAGTTGCTAGGATCACACCACCATGCCTGGGTCAGcttggggggggtgggtggggctccCTTTGGGGATGCTTCCCACTGAGCATGCAGACTTGGAATCCTAGTGCTTTAGTGCAGGAAATTCCTTTGGTGGGGGCGGGCTAGGGGGTGGTGCTCTCGAGGCATGTATGCCAGTCACCACACTGGAACCCAGGGATTCTGGACTTCTTTGATATCCCTCTTTCTGTCATCATCCCCCATACCAGCAAATGCTATTGGCTCAAGCTCTGAAATACAGCCTGTATCCACCCCCTTCTTCTCATAGCCCCAGGTACTCCCCACTCCAGGACCTCATCACTCTTCTCTTGGATGCCCCTGCCCCCTACTGTGCCTGCTCTGGGTATACCCTCTTCTCCACAGCAGCAATCTGAGGGCGTTTCAGAAACCAGTCAGAATCCATCTTTCACCCGAGTCCACCATTCTGCAGCATTTAAAATAAGCTCTAAACTCCTTGTCAGCCCTACAATGTCCAGCAGGATCTTTTTCCATACCCAAGGAACTCATTCCTACCTCAGGGCTTTTGCACTTGCTGAACTTGCGACCTGCTGTGGCTGGCTTCCTCTCATAGCTGTTCAGGTCCCTGACTTTCCTTCCACCCTTTGCATCCCTGTTTTATAATCCAAGGCTCAGCAAACTCCGGCTAAATGCAAGCCAAATCCAGCTCACCTCCTGTTGCTGTATGGCCCAgtagctaagaatggtttttgtgtttctaaatgGTTGGGGGTGTTGTGGAACAAAATCGAAAGAAGAATATTTGGCAACGTGAAAAACTATATGAAATCCAAATTTCGGCATTCACAAAGTTTCTTAGAACAAAGCTACGCCTACTTGTTACAGTAAGTGAGTGGTTTGACTGACTGATACTAGTCCCATCACGGTCCAATGAGAAATGGATGGTCTTTCTCCATCTTGCGCCACCAAGAGGTGGTTTCCAAGGGCTCAGAGGAAGAGAGAACTGAAGGATGATTTTGCACGTTTTTAAGAGTCAGGCACATCTTtgtcactcagatgtggccctctctctctcgctaagccaacttggcagatgaaatcattgccctcccctctacgtgggatctgacacccaggggagtgaatctccctggcaacgtgggaataTGATTCCCCGGGAGGAATCTAgagccagcatcatgggatggagaacatcttcttgaccaaaagggggatgtgaaggaaatgaaataagtttcagtggctgagagattccaaaagagccgagaggtcactctggtgggcactcttatgcataatataggtaactctttttaggttctaatgaattggaacatctagcagtaaatacctgaaactatcaacctacaacccagaacccatgaatattGAGGAcgcttgtataaaaatgtagcttatgaggggtgacaatgtgattgggaaagccatatggaccatactcccctttgtccagtgtatggatggatgtgtagaaaaatgggggcaaaaaaaaaaaaaaaaaaaaagacacccagggttcttttatactttaatttttttttcactttaatttttattattattgttgtgtgtgtgataatgaaaatgtcaaaacttaattttggtgatgaatgtacaacgaTATAATGGTAtcgtaaacaactgaatgtactcttttgttttgtatgactgcatggtatgtgaatatatctcaataaaaatgaattaaaaaaagagtcaGGCGTAGAGGTGACTATCCATTTTTCCCATTCTCCTTCCGTTGTGCAGTTCAGTTGCATGGCCCCACCAGACTGCCAGGGAGGCCGGGAAGATGGAGAGGAGCATATGGACATTTGGGGAGCACTTCCAAACCCTGGCAGCTCTCTGTATCTCTAGCCTTCTGCACACTCTTGGTCCATAGCAGACTCTCAAAATAGAGCTacggaatgaatgaataagcagaGGAGGATGAGGGTGGGGGTCCGTGTGGAAAGCTGCCCGCGGCGTTGGGGGCgactccctgcccccaccccgctCCACCCATCTGACATCATCAGGGAGGAGGGGCCTGGCAAAGGCTGAAGGGGCTTTCCCCTGCCCTCGCCAAACTGAGATCCTTCCTGTCTCACGGACAGCCCCAGAGAGGGCAGGGCTGGTCCCCGGAAAGCTGGGCAAGCAGGGGCCTGAGAGCTCGCTGAGGGCAGGGATTTCCTTCCCCCTCTGAGACGCCCTCTCTCCCCCTCGCATCGCCAGTGCACATCGGATGCGGCGTTGGTCAAGAACCGTGATGGCTGAGGAGGGCTCCGGCGGCTGCCCCGTGCCCCGCCTGGCTTGGGCTTCTCTCCTGCGGAGTGTTTTGGTCCCTTTTCTCACGGGTGTGACCGGCGCCGTGGTGATATACGGCATCCTGTGCAGTCACTACCTCCCGCAGAAGCAGCTGCCGGAGTCGTCTGGGGTGAGTCAGAAAGGGAGGGTGGGAGCGAGAAGCGTACTTGCCACCTGCTCCACCGAGCCTCGGCACCTCTGGGTGGGGCCCAtcctggggaggggatggggaatggagaagagaaagggacagaggtaGAGTGACTTCGAGCTAGACAGCAGAGCAGACAGAGGGACAAAGACAAAAAAGTTAAAAGCAGTCTGagatgggatttaaaaaaaaaaaaaaaagagatgccaGAGAGGAAGCTTGATTTGGGAAGGCAAAGAGCAAGGACGGAGCGAGGCTGTCCGGGGGTTCGGGGATAGTTATTCGTATTCCGTGACTCAGCCGGTGAAGGTGAAGGGGATCCCCAGAATGGGAGATCGTGAGGCCGGGAAAGGTACATCCGATGTGAGCATAAACGATGACCTTGCCCTGGTGTTCCCCCGGCAGGCAGGCTGACTCAGAGCCCGCTGGGGGCTTCACAGAGCTGGGAGGATAGTTCTGGGGGCCTCCCAGGGAAGGGCGAATAGCAGACGCTCACCTGCGAGCCCCGGGCACCCGGCACGAGGGGCCGCCTTTGGAGGCTTTGCAGGGGCTTTGCAATGGAGGAAGCCTAGCCGTCGCGCGTGTACCCTGCTCCTGTTGGATCCAGGAAACTAGGAAGTTCTTTTGAAGGTGTTTTTTCTCCCTGCTGTTTCAAACCTACTTCCTCTTTAAGGGGTCTTCAAGCACAGGCGCGTGGGCGCGCGAGcgcggacacacacacacacacacacacaaataggtCCAGTGGAAGGGGACCTGAAGATAAAGGTGGGCGGGAGTAAGATTTCCTAACTTCGGGGACCcttaaaactttcttttcttccagtGGGACATAGCTGAGCTCCAGCTGAATCACACAGGTAATGTGGGGCCGCTGCGTATGAGGGTGAAaggagggggggggggagagggagagagaaagtgagcgagtgagagagggaggagggaagggaagagagagaaaggtggccggtagtgtttctcgggtgtaaataAACTGCTTTACTCTCCTCATTCTCTCACATTTTAACTTCTCctctggaagaactgaaaacagctaAAACAGCAAAACTAATAGTAGTTGCTAAAATTCCTTCGTTCTTTCAGCAAACATTAATTGAGCATCTCTTGTGAGCCATGCACTGTTGCAAGTGCTGCAACAAGTGAACAAAACAAGCAGAAATCCCTGCTCAGGGGAAGCTTCTCTCCTCCTGAggggagacagaggaaaaaaaaaaaaagaaagaaaacaaaagcaaacaagtcAGACATTTAACATGGCAAACATGGTAAAACCGGCACACAGTGTGTtttggagaaaattaaagcaaggCAGGGGGAGCAGGCATCCAGGTTTGGGAGTGGCATCCGAGAGAAAGTGACATTGAGAGAAGACCTGAAGTAGAGAAGGGATAGAGCCATTCCACTGTTTGTAGGAAGACCTTCCTTTCCCAGCCTCTATTTAGTCCTCTTCCACTTCTGTCTCTCATACCCATCGCCAGACGTCAGAGTCCCTGGGAGTTTTAGAGTTGTGTTCATTCCATTTGGTAAAGGAGGGACCCCTGCTCCTTAGTCTTCTCTCCCTacccctctctctttttgtgtgtctgtctctctgttcctTTGGATCGCCCATCTCCACCCTACccccagtttctttttctttctccctcccttcctcccttttttcctttccttttcttttctttcctttcctttcctttcttttcctttcttttcctctcctttctttcctttctttctttccttcctccctccctctctctctctctctcatcctttgGATCTTTGACCCATTATCCCTCTGTCTCTATGACACCCCTAGGTTTTTCTCTCTCATGCTCTGTTCCTTGGATCTCCCACTGTCTGTCCCTTTATCTCCAGCTCCCTGTATCTCTATCCCACTGTCTCTCAGTTTTCCTAACTACCCATCCTTTCACGCTCCTAATCCTCCGCCTCTAGGCTCACGGAAGGACCCTCGGCTGCGCTGGCAGGGGAGCCCAGCGCTGGGCCGCTCCTTCACCTACGGACCAGAGCTGGACAACGGGCAGCTGCGCGTCCAGCGCCCCGGCATCTACAGGCTGCACGTCCAGGTGACGCTGGCCAACTGCTCCTCCAGGTGGACCACCGCGCACCGCAGGGCCACGCTGACCGTGGGCATCTGCTCCCCGGCCTCGCGCAGCATTAGCCTCCTGCGGCTCAGCTTCCACCGGAGCTGCACTGTGGCCTCCCAGCGCCTGACGCCCCTGGCTCGCGGCGACACCCTGTGCACCAACCTCACGTTGCCGCTGCTGCCTTCACCCAACAATGACGAAACTTTCTTTGGGGTTCTCTGGGTGCACCCCTGACTGCCGCCCCTCCTGGGGTCTTCAGAGACTCAGATTCAGGGAGGGGGgatgtgttttttctttgtttccgtTTTCCTATCTGTGGTGACCTGAAGCTGTATGCACTATAGGAAAGTGTATTCTTAAAGTTAGTCCGTTTCTGTGGGTGtgtacccattgtaagtaggatcttttggtgagataagatgtgactcacctcatccAA
This Choloepus didactylus isolate mChoDid1 chromosome 25 unlocalized genomic scaffold, mChoDid1.pri SUPER_25_unloc1, whole genome shotgun sequence DNA region includes the following protein-coding sequences:
- the CD70 gene encoding CD70 antigen → MRRWSRTVMAEEGSGGCPVPRLAWASLLRSVLVPFLTGVTGAVVIYGILCSHYLPQKQLPESSGWDIAELQLNHTGSRKDPRLRWQGSPALGRSFTYGPELDNGQLRVQRPGIYRLHVQVTLANCSSRWTTAHRRATLTVGICSPASRSISLLRLSFHRSCTVASQRLTPLARGDTLCTNLTLPLLPSPNNDETFFGVLWVHP